The region AGCGGCGGCCAATTGTTCCGGCTCCAAATCATTGAACTTACCGGAAATGAGGGCCAAACCCAGCCACAATTCATTTTCCCCCCGCAGGGTGGCAGCCACTTCCCCCAAAAGCGTAGGGGTGTATTCCTCCAGGGCTTCCATTTCCTGCAAAATGTCGATCAAGTCCAAAAACTCTTGCCAATAGTAGGACTGACGGGATTGCAAACGGTCGTATTCCTGTTGTCGTTTGCTCAGAGTTTTACGCAATTCTTGCCGTTGGTGGAACTGCTCCAAAAGTTTTCCGGGATGTTTTTGGCTAGCCAGGGGATGAACCGCCAACAGTGTTTCCACATGGTCTACCCTGGCCTGTTGCTCCACTAATTCTGGGCTCGGGGCCAAGGGATAGGCTTGGGGATCTAATCCCTCGGCGATCGCCAATGTCTCCTCATCGCCTTTCACTGGTTTACCCGGAGCCAACAATTCTGCCGGGGGTGGAGTCAAATTCTGCCATTGGGCTGGGGACAAATTACCCATGGGCACTGCGTAAATATCCCCCACGGTGACATGGTACCAACGGTTATCATCGGCTAGGCAACACCATTGGGGCAGATTATGTGCCGGGGCCAGGGGAGCCACAATAATCGCTAAACGAGGTTGATGGGTTTTGACGTGGCGACCTTTGAGATATAAAAGTTGACCCGGTGTCAGGGTTTTAAGTTGATCCTTTAACTGTTGCTTCCGTTCTTTTTCTGCCTGTTGCTCTAGGATTTTCAGTAATCTTTGTTCTTCCCGCAATCGTCCCCGGAATTTTTCGTAACTGCGTAAATCCTTTTCCCCAATGCCCGCCAACTTAATATCCAATTGGGATAATTTTTTCACCGTTTCGGCGATCGCCACCTTGGTCGGTTCCAGGGCAAACTGGGCCAAGTATTCCGCAAAGCTCCGCTCCAGCAGACTTTTTACTTCTTCCAAATCATGTTTTTGCAACAAATTCAGCACCATGCCATAGGAAGGGGTAAACCAACTTTTTAACGGTTCCGCCTCCGCTAGGGCCAAGTAAGATGCCTCTTTCGCTCCTTCAAAGGGAGTTTGCACCGTAATCACATGGCCTTCAATATCCATCCCCCGCCGCCCGGCCCGCCCCGCAATTTGCAAAAATTCCGAAGGACTAAGCATGGCGTGCCCTTCATTGGTCCGTTTTGAGAGGGCAGAGATCACTGTCGTGCGGGCTGGCATATTAATCCCCGCCGATAGGGTCGCCGTGGCAAACACCACCTTAATCAAGCCCTGCTCAAATAACTTTTCCACCAGGGTTTTCATATCCGGCAAAATACCCGCATGGTGTACCGCAATGCCCCGTAAAAGGGGTTCAATCTGCTCGAGCCTGGTCATGGGGGAAGATTGGGCAATCCAGCCCCAGAGTTTGAACATGCCTTCCGGGTCAATCGCCAGGGCAGTTAATAGTTTTTGGGACGCCTCACGGCCCTGGGGATAATCCAAATAGGCAATGACCGCTTGGACCATATCCGGTAAACCATCCGCCAAATCCCGTTCCAACTTCTGCCGCAGTAGGGGATTTTTGCCAAAGAAAAAATCGAGCAGTTGCAGTTGGATACTTTCCTGTTCCGCCGGTTCCACCAAAGATAAATCTTCTAAGGATTGGGCCGCCTGTTCACAGCCCCGACGACTAAAAATTACATAAATTACTGGCAGCAAATTCCTTTCCTGTAGCTGTTGCATCACTAACAGGGGATAGGGACAATCCTCCCGGCGCATCCGTCGATTTTTACCAGAGCGGGTATTTTTATTGCCAGCCTTAGGTAGTAAACGAGCATTAACCCCGGTTTTTTTCTCGTTCAAGAGGGGAAATAAACCTTTGCGGGTGCTGTAGTGAAAGGTGAGGGGCACCGGACGAAAATCGGAATTAACCAATACACAGGGGGGAGAATCGTTATGTTGTTCCCCTTGGCGTAATACTTTCAGAGACACCCCGGTACGGACTTGGTTAATCCATTCTGTCAATTGTTCCGGGTTACCAATGGTGGCGGACAAACCCACCAGTTGAATGGTGCTGGGACAGTAGATGATTGACTCTTCCCATACGGTACCCCGGCCCCGATCGCTGATGTAATGAACTTCGTCAAACACCACCGTTTCCACATCTTCCAAAGAAGTCCCCACTTCCCCAATGGGGGTTTCGTAGAGCATATTCCTAAAAATTTCCGTGGTCATTACCACCACTGGAGCATCGGCATTGATCACAGTATCGCCGGTAATTAAGCCCACTAATTGTGCAGCATTTTCTAAGCCTAACTTCTCTAATTTTTCCTGGAAATCCCGAATTTTTTGATTGGATAAAGCTTTGAGGGGGGTGGTGTAAAAAACCCTTTTTCCCCGGGCAATGGCCCGATAGATGGCGTATTCTCCCACCACGGTTTTACCGGAACCTGTGGGGGCACACACTACCACTGACTGGTCTTGATCCAGGGCGGCGATCGCCTCTTGTTGGAAGTCGTCCAATGGAAAAGTAAACAGATCAGCAGGGGAAGCGTAGGCTAAGGTTTTCACAGATTTAGGCAAAAGGGTGATTAAGTTCCCATTTTATCTGGTTATCTTGGGGGCAATTCAAACTAGGTATTTTCTCTCCATGCCAATTTGTTAGCACTGCCATCACCAAATCCGAGGCTGGAAGGTGGCGGGGGTATCTAGTTCAAAGATTTCATCCCGAATACGGGCAGTGTATAACCCAGCCTTTAGTACCTCTTCTCTGACCGCATTGGACAGATCCACGGCGGCGAGGATGCCATACAATTTTTTGTCTTGGTGTTCAGGGAAAAATTCTCGAAAACCCTGGAGATGGTTAATTAATTGACCGATGGATTCTGAGCGAGCATGGCTTTTGACTTCCACAATGATGGCCGTTTTAACCTCTCCGTTGGCATAGGCCATCACATCAAGTTCAATATGTTTGCCCTGTTTGCTGACTCGCACACTGGGGGTGACCACTTCCATGCCAAATTTTTCACGGAGAATGGTTTCCATGGAGGGTAACGCTAAACCTTCCGTAAAACTGCCAAATTTTTGCCCCAGCCCGCCAATTTGTTTACCTAATTCCCGGATTTGGCGATCTGTTTTTTGAAATCGGCGATCAGCTTCTTCTCGTTGCTCCTGAAATCGGCGATTGGACTCCTCCCGTTGCTCCTTAATTTGACGCTCTGTCTCTTTCTGAGCTTGGATTAGCTCTCCCAGTAATTGCCATACTTCATCCGCTGTTGTTGCCATAATCACCTAGGGTATATTTTGCTCTTTCCCCATTTTAAAGGGCGGTCGATTGAGACGTTAATCGTTTCTTGTTTGTCGTTGCACAATACTGAAAATTGTCCACATCCTCCTGAGTAAAGACCATCTCTTTCATTCCCAGTTAATTTTTATGTACTATTTGAGTTCTGTTTATCCTACGGCGATCGCCAAAATTTAACGAAAACCAAGCTAGACACATACAAAGTATTTTTGTAGCTGTGATTTTGACCTTGGGAACCGGGGATTCCGCCTATTGTCTAGCGGTAGGACAAGGTAGTAAAGGGCGCAAGTCTTCTAATATTTTGCAGGCTATTGGATAGGAAGCTCCGACTTCAGTGCAAGCGGGTTGGAATAGTTCACGCTCCCATGCCGGAATATTGTTTTAAGCCCTGGCGCCACAGCCAACGGTTGAGCAGGGCAAATAGGCCGATCCAAAGACCAATAATCAATAAACTGCGAAAAAAGGGTAGGGGTAAACCAACTAAGGCAGCGGCGGGGAAGTAAACACCGTAGGGGAATGGGGTGAGTAAAACAATTTGCCGTACCGAGTCGGGGAAAGCTTCCAAGGGAGCAATAACGCCAGAGAGGAAAATGTAAAACAAAAACCAAAGATCCTGGAGGGCGCTGGCCCGTTCGGTCCAAAAGGCACAGAGGGCAAAAGTGTACTGGATTAAAAAGTACAGAATAAAGGAACAGGCAATGCCAATCACCCCTTGGAGGAAATGCCAAGGATTGGGCAGCCAAAAGGCTTCGGGATAGAGAGAGAAAAAGAGAACAGTCAAAATAGCCAAAATGGGCAGGCGGGTCATTTTTTCCGCCCAGTGACGGGCAATGTGGTGCCACACCGGATCCAGCGGTTGCAGTAAACGGAAAGATAAAACCCCTTCCAGCACTTCCTTCTCAAACTCCCAAATGACCCAGATGGTGGTCAACTGACGCACTACGAAGACGGCAAAAAAATATTGGGCTACCTGGATGGCATTGAGGCTAAAGTCACCACTTTCTGCCGCCTGCACCCATACCCCCATCAAAATTAGGGGCAGGGAACCGGACAAAATCCAGAAGAAAATTTCCGCACGATACTCCACCATTTGGGCAAAGTACACAGTTAACAGTACCCGCAATTTGTGGGGAAAACGACCCATGGCATCGGTTGATTGGAACAGTGACCCCCATCAGGATTTCTGGAGGGAGCAAGTTCACTCTAACCTGCTTTTTCCTCAGCGGGAAAGGGCAATACCGGTAGGCGATCGCCCCGGAATACTTCTTCAGACAATTTACCCAGGGCTTCACTGCGACGACCAAGACAACGGGCCAAGCCCAGGGCGGATAGAACCGGTAGAGTTGCAGCGCTTAAAACTAGGTTGGTTAAAGGATCCATGGCGATTAAATTAGTAAAACTTGTTTTAACTCTAACGGGGCCAGAGTTTACGCCACCAGGGAATGGCATCTTGAGGCCCTTCCAGGTAATCAATTTTATTCTCAATTTCCGTCAGGGGCCACCCTGTTAAATTAGCGAGGGTTTTAGCCTCTTCCCGTTGGCGCTTTTGCACTGTTTGACGGTATTCCTTCGCGGCGGTGCAACTCATTTCCCCCCGGTAGGGACGACGCAACACATAACGACCTTGGAATAAATCCTGGTTAGCGGTGTTTTGAAAACGTAAATCCTCGGGAAATTTATCAGGGGTGTAGCGCAAATGCAAACGGGTAATAAACACATTGCTGGTGCGGGGCAAAGGCATACCCCGGAAAGCAGGACTGGAGTCGGCATCGGACTGGTCTAACCAAAACACACCCGCTTCCCTTAATTCTTGGGGAGACAGGGGATCGGCGGAACAGGGGTCACAACTGCCCATATCCCAGGAATATTCCAAAAAAGCCACATTGTTGCCAGAGCGTTTGTAGGCGGTGTCGAACATAGAGCCATAGAACTGGCCAAATTCCCCCTGAACGAATTCGGGTAAATCTAGATTGGAGGGGATTTTTTCAGTACGGTAGTTGGTTATTTCCACTGCGCCCCGGGGTGATAACAGATAGACAATCAACTCCTGGGGACCGTCCGCATTCACCATGCCCAAACGAATAGGCAACATAAACCGGGGGGATTCATAGGCCATCATCAATGGTCTTAGGGCTTGAAATCCTTGGCGATCAAATTCTTTGAGGTTAACTTTGGCGACAAAAAACTTCAGTCCCTGTTTGATATAGGCTCCGAGTACGTCGGTGGCTCCGGCGGGAATGCGGTAATTATTTTGACTTAACCAAGTTTCTAGGCCGTTAGACTCCTTGGCACTAAGGATGAGAATGTCATATTCCCCCACGGAAAATTGATTTTCAATGGTCACCCCCAATGCTTCATTGCTTACTTTTTCCTGGGCTCCTCGGCTCATGGTGGGGGCGGCAGGCATGGCATCCATAAATTGACGGCCACCGTAACTGTCACAGGGATTACTATCAAAATATTCCACCAAACGGGGGGCACTAAAATTGTCCAAACGCTCAATAATTTTCCTTTCCCCCACATTCACTTGGTCTTCTTGCAACACCACCGGCACCGGTACCACGAGGGCAAAGTCTTTTGCTTCCCCTTGGTAATCATTGGCCATGGTCAACACTGTCCGATCGCCGTCTTTGGCAATAATTACTTGGGAAGCATGGTTATAAAGACTAGTGTCAGCCTGGGCTACATAAAACCCACAAAAAGCTACAGCCGGCTGCACAAAAAGCAATAGGCCCAGCAGACAAGCTAATAAGATGACCTCTGGACGAAGATAGGCAAAAATTTTCCGGATGGCTTTGTCCATGGTTCTGGGTCCCGCTAGGTGGAAAACTGTCGAGATGATTGCTGGCAATTTGCAATATAGTCCGCATTATCGGCGATCGCCATCAGCAAATTGATGAAACTTTGTTAATTTTTGGATCATCATACTGTCGGGGGAAGATCAGCATCGTGAATGATTGTTAAGTTAGAAGTAATGATTTAATCATTCACCTTACTCCTCCCACTAAAAATTATGTTACTTTTCCTACTTCCAGGCAGCGGCGATCGTCTGGCCAAATTTTCTACCGCCCTACTGAGTTTTGTCCTTGTGACACTGGGAAATTTAGTGGCACCAATTGCCGTTGCGGCCCAGAATATTCCTCTGCGCCAAGGTGTACATTTTTACGGCGAGTCTGCCCAACCGGGGGTGGTGGGCCAGGAATATTTCATCTTTCAGGTACGGGGCAATCAACTGAGGGGAGCTTTTTTTGCCTACTATTCTGAGTTTGCTTGCACCCATGGCACCGTTTCTGCCCAAGCGTTGGATTTAGTGGTGGAAGACCCCTATGGTGAGCAGCCCCCTAGCCGTTTTGCCCTGGCCCTTGTGCCCCGATCGCCAGTGGCCCGCAGTGGCAACAATATTGATTTGACGTTAAAGGGGTTAAAAGAAATCAGCACCGTCGGCACAACGGAACAGGACATTTTAGCTGCCTGTTTATGAAGGTAGTCAAAATTAGTTAAACAAAATCCTTTCAAACCTTCTTCTACGGGATACGGGATCAAACCAAACTTCTTTTCCCTTCTCTGCCCCTGAGTGGGATCAATCCAGCGGTGTCCTACGTCACAAAGCCAGTAGGGTGGAATATGGCCACATTGCCAAGGAGTTTGATTTTTCATGGGCATGATTGACTGGGCCATTGTACTGGTCTATTCGGCGATTGTTATTGTCATTGGGGCGATCGCCAGTCGCAAACAAGATAACACTGATGAATATTTCCGGGGGGCGAAGCAAATTCCCTGGTGGGCCCTAGGTTTTTCCATCATTGCCACATCTTTTTCCGCCGCTTCTCTGTTGGGCGGCCCGGGGGAAGGTTACGGCCATGGCTTCTTGTATTTGCAATTACAGTTGGGGGATCTGATTGGCTATGGCCTAGTCATTGCTGTCTTTTTGCCATTTTTTGTCCGGCTCAATCTCACTACCGCCTATGAATACCTGGAAAAACGCTTTGATGCCAAAACCCGTTCCCTCGGTTCCCTTTGTTTTCTGCTGTTTGTCATTGCCCGCCTAGGGGGATTGTTATATGCCGCTGCCCTGGTGTTATCGGTACTCACAGGCATTGGTACTAACACTGCCATTGTAATGGTGGGAGTAATCTCGATTATCTACACCGTCGCCGGGGGCATCACTGCGGTGGTCTGGACAGACGTGTTGCAATTTGGCATGATTTTTGTCGGCTTAGGAGCGGGAATTTGGGCTGCCGTTACCTCTGTACCAGGGGGGTTTGGGGAACTGTGGCGCATCGCCGGAGAAAGCGGCAAATTGGTGGTGTTCAACTTCGACTGGGATCCAGCCTCCATTCGTTCTCTGCCCACTGCCCTTGTGGCCTATGGCATTTTAGCTTTTGCAGTAGCGGGCACTAACCAACAATCAGTCCAACGTTACGTTTCCTGTGCTGATGAGACATCGGCCCGGAAAGCGATTCTCCTGGGCTGGTTTTCCGGCTTTGTGGGGGTAGCAGCCACTCTGTTGTTGGGGGTTTTACTGTTTAGCTTCTACCAGCTACAGGGAAATTTACCGGCAAATGTTAAGCCCGATGAAATCCTTTCCTATTTTATCCTCAACCAAGTTCCCCCCGGAGCATCAGGGTTTTTGGTGGCGGCTATTTTTGCGGCGGCCATGTCCTCCATTGATTCGGCGTTGCACTCTTTGGCAACTTGTATGACGGTGGATTTTTACGACCGTTACATCAACGTCCGGGCCAGTGAAATTCTCTCGGTGCGGGTAGCCCAAGGATTAATTATCGTTTGGGGAATAGTGGCCATTTTTTCCGCCATTTATGCCGCTTCCACTGGGCAAGATCTACTAGAATTTTTGGTGTCCTACACCACCATGTTTTTGGGGCCGTTGTTGGGCATTTTCCTGATGGGGGTCTTGTTTCCCCGCATTAATGCCCTGGGCGCTTTTTACGGCACCGTGGCGGCGGTGTTGCTCGTCATTGTGGCTTCCAATGCTGGCTGGCTCACCTTCCCTGGCATTTGGCGATCGGCGATCACTGCTCCCCTGGCGATTCTATTGGGTTTAGGCATTTCCCTCTTTGCTAGCGCCCCAACCCCCAAACATTTACTCGGTTTGACCATTTGGCATTCGGTAACAGATGCTCCTGGCACCAGTGCTGTAGCCAAGCCGGGGGCTAATGATCAGGATTTAGGGGACTAAATGGGTAAATATGGGTCAGATCAGATTTAACCCCATTGCCCAAGGTTCGGACAGTGGGTCTAGAGCCAAAGGGGGTTGATTACATTGCCCTGCTAATTTACCCCATCATTGCTAACTGAACTATTCAATTGTTTAGATTCTTTATCTATGAAATATTCATTATTTTTCGTCACGGCGATCGCCACTGTTTTCGGAGGCTTAACTCCAGGTCAATGCCAAGCCATGGCCCAGGGAAGGGAACCATTGATAGTGGCCCAATCCCCCAACCAGAATTTGCGGAGTTTTTTTGAAACTGGCCGTCCCCAGTCCCAGGATACTTTGCGATTTCAACGTCCTCCCAGCAGTGTGCCCCCCATTCGTCCCAGTGCCAATAATTGGCAGTTGATTGTTTTTAGCCAAGGCAATGTTTCTTTTTGGATGCCCCCCGGAATTCTGGCCCAGGATAGCGTGGTCATTGGTACTTCAGAAGGGGATTTAAATTTTCAAACCTTGACCAGCACCGACGATGATCATCGTTATGTGGCGGCCTATGCAACGGGGTTAACTGAGCAGCAAATCAGCGATCCCATGGCCTTATTTACGGCCATGCAAGCTAGGGTCGCACCGACAGAAACCTTTTCTCTGATGAATGAGCGCCCGGTGACGTTGGGGGACTATCAAGGCTCGGAATTCACATTTGCAAGTGATACGGAAAGGGTGGTTTTTCGTACCTATTTAGTGGGGGATAAAATCTATGCCATGGGGGTAATACAGCCTTTGAATAGTACTAGGGATAATGCGGCCCGTACCTTTCTCAATGCGTTACAGTTCATTGATAGCTGAGGTCCTGGTCACACCAGGATGAACTTCAACCTGGCGATTGCCAAAATCTTCATAGAAGAAGGTAAAGGTTGATTCTAATTGCCCTGATTGTTGCTAGATTCCCAGCGAAATAGCCCAGCCATCAGGGCCACTACCCCCAGTTGGAGAGCCAAATTAGGCAAAATTTCCGTGGGGTCGTAGCCGGCCAGGAGTCGGAGACTAAAAATAAACACACCAATCAGGCCGGAAGCCCCCAAGCCCAGGTAGATAAATTTACGTAAACCTCGATAGGGAGCCTCGGCCTCAGCCTTTAAGCGTTCAAATTGGTCTTTGTTATTAGGCAAAATTTTCAGGGAATTGGGTCAGAAAATTACAACAATTTTTCGATGTCCGCCGCAATCTCATCGGGTTTGGTGATGGAGCCGTAGCGTTTGACCACTTTACCCTGGCGATCGACCAAAAATTTGGTGAAATTCCATTTAATGTCCTCCGCATTGCCCAAAAAAGGAATGGCCATACCGGGGCTAGCTTCAGTTAAAAACTTAAACAAGGGATGGGCATTGGAGCCATTGACTTCCACCTTTTCAAACACAGGAAAGGTTACTCCATAACGGGTTTCGCAAAAGTTTTTAATTTCCCCTGAGCCACCGGGTTCCTGCTGGCCAAACTGATTACAGGGAAAACCAAGTACCGTAAAACCCCGATCGCCAAATTGGTTCTGTAGGGTCTGGAGACCTTCATATTGGGGGGTGAAGCCGCATTGACTGGCGGTGTTGACAATTAACAGCACCTTACCTTCAAAGTCCCTCATCGCTACGGAGGAACCATCCAAGGCATTGGCAGAAAAACCGTAGATTGTGTTGTTGGCTTGGGCAGTCATAGAATTAGTGAAGTAAAAACAGTAAAAAAAGACTTGTCTAACTCAACAAATCAATCAACAATTTATGTAGTCTAACAAAAACTCAGAGGGGAGCAGATTACGCTCAGGAGAGAGGGAATGGCATTCAGCTGCAGGTGTTTGCGGTGGCGAGACTAGGCACTGACCACATCCCCCATCAGTAGTCCAGCAATGAGTAACAATAGCAGAGCCACACAAAAGTCAAGAATTTGTGGATCTAGGCGGCGAGCGATCCAATACCCTAGGGAAACCCCCAACAAACTGGTGGAAATGAGGGCTAAGGCTGAGCCGGCAAACACTACCCAGGGAGATTGGGATTCGGCGCTAATCAACAATGTACTTAGTTGGGTTTTATCACCCATTTCCGCCAAAAAGATGGTTAAGAAGGTGGAGAAGAATACTGGGCGAAAATAATTGGGAGAAGCAGGTAGATCTTGGCTCACGGCGGTTCGACTAAATGGAAGTCACAGCGGTAATGGTGGGGACTCAGCGATGCATTGACATCCTAGCGGATCGGGGGACAGGAAATTTTTTCCTCTTTTCCCGAGGCTAACTCCAATGTTCTAAGCAAAAGTATGGGCGAGATAGTCACCGGCATAGCCAAACGGCTTAAATCCAATCTTCCTCTTCATCAGTATCGTTACTTTCTCCCGCCCCGGGGGGATTTGGCGCAGCATTGATTATCCGGTAGGGGGCATCATAAACACCCCTTGGACCAGGGGACTGGGTATCTGATTGCTCGTTTTTATCAGTTTTCGGTCGGGCCGGGCGATATTGCTGGGAATAGATGGTGCCTTCCCGTTTAGTATTTTGGGGCGTTTGGGGGGCTTCAAATTGTCGTAGATCCGGCAAAGGTTCCCTGGGGGGTGGGGGAGCTATTTCCTCTGGGGCTACAGGGGGGGAAGGCCTAGGCGTATTATTTCCTCGATCGCCCAGGTCGTTCTCGGAGGCTATGGCTGGACTTGGGCCCGTTATTTCGGGGGATAAATTTTCCCTATTTCTGCGGGCGGGGCGGGGGGAATCTTGCACTGTCGGTCGGGGCTGAGCCAGGGGTTTGGGGTCAGACCAATCGGCTAAGTCGGGTTCTGGTTCATCCCAATCCCATTCTTCCTTCATGGTGGCTGGTTCCGGTGCCCGTTGGGGGCTAGGGGGAGTGGTGGGGGGCGGGGGTGGCTCAAAGGATTCCAGTGGCGATCGCCGGGGGGGATTGGGGCGAAAATTTTGGGGCCTAGCTTTGGGCTGGCCGAGGGAACTCAGGACATTGATCAGCACACTGGCCAAAACTCCCAGGGTAAGGAATAGCACTACCCACAACCCCAGGGGCAAAGTGAAGCTAGCTAGGGCGGATTCAGCCGTGGTGCCGAAAAAATTTAGTTGTATGGGTTGTCGATTTTGCAGGAAAAAAATTAATCCTGTTCCTATCAAAAGAATGAGCAGTAAACCTTGCATTGTTCACCAAAAATCGCCAGGGAATAACTCCAGCCTACAATTGGGGGGACAATTGACGAGCACCTTGTTCCTCTACCAGCGTGGAAACCATGGCCGCCATCAAAATCTCTGGGGTCACAGTAAAGGGTAAACGGTGAATGTCTGAATTGGGTAAACAGGTAAAGTCCGCCGCCTGTCGTAACTCCTCCAGGGAAATTTGCCCCAGACCCAGATTCTCAAGGGTTTTGGGCAAACCAATCTGGTCGTAAAAGCTTAACAATTGCCGGCGAGCAGTAGCTGCCAGTTGATTACCGCTGACCAATTCCTCTAGGCGTAACTGTACCAAAATGCCGTAGGCGACTTTTTCCCCGTGGAGAGCGTGGTGAGCCCGGGGCAATTGGGTTAAACCATTATGCACAGCATGGGCCGCAACGGTACGACAGTTGGCACCACCCAAACCACCGATTACCCCCGCCATCAACAAACTGGCATCCACCACTTCCCGCCAAGTTTCACTGCCTGGTTGGGCCAGGGCTTCAGCGGATTTTTGCAGAAGAATATCCCGTAAAATGCGGGCCTGTTGCACCGCGGCCACGGTGAAGGTGTCACTGGATTGGCCACTACTGACAGAAGCTTCATACCATTTGGCGATCGCATCTCCAATGCCGGCAATTAGTAATCTCGGTTCCGCCCGCTGGATTAGTTCATAATCCACAACCAACAAATCTGGGCAACGGTCTAGGGCTACGTCGTAACAGAAAGCCCTGGTTTCGCTGTAAACATTGGCCAGGGCAGTCCAACCTGCACAGGTAGCAGCAGAAGTGGGCACTGTGGCGATCGCCAATTGGGTTTGATGGGCTAATAACTTGGCCGTGTCTAGGGCTTTACCTCCCCCCATACCCAAGATAAAATTCGGTTGTTCCTGGTGAACCCGTTGCCGCAATTGTTGAAGGGAAGACTCGGCGCAGTCAGGTAAATAGCTGGCCAGAGGGAGGGTCAGACCATAATTTTTTTGCAATGTTTCTAAAGACTTTGACCCCAGCTTAGCGGTGTGGTTACCCGTTACCACCAGACCCTTACTCCCCAATTTTTGTAAATGTGCCCCTGCCTGGGCCAAGGCACTGCGAATCACCACCGTGGGGGCGATCGCCATGGAAGCCAAAGGTTGGGTAACAGGGGAGATTGATGGGGCCATAGTCGCAGGTTTATTGAGTCGCAATGATTGCCAAAATTTAATTTGAAACCAGGTTATGCCAGCCTAGCTTTGGGCTATTGATTCGGGAAAATCACTGGTATTAATTGGCTCAAAACTATTTTAGAGAAAAAAAGAAGCTTTTTGCCGCTGTCCCCTACTCCGATCGCAAAGCCCTGATACTCACCCGGGACAAATCAATGGTGAAAACTGGGTTAATGCTATGGTGACCAGGTTTAGCATGAAGTTTTGTAACGGCTTTGTAAAGCTCTATTGCAACTTTGCCATCCCAGCGGC is a window of Synechocystis sp. PCC 7338 DNA encoding:
- a CDS encoding DUF2330 domain-containing protein, which translates into the protein MDKAIRKIFAYLRPEVILLACLLGLLLFVQPAVAFCGFYVAQADTSLYNHASQVIIAKDGDRTVLTMANDYQGEAKDFALVVPVPVVLQEDQVNVGERKIIERLDNFSAPRLVEYFDSNPCDSYGGRQFMDAMPAAPTMSRGAQEKVSNEALGVTIENQFSVGEYDILILSAKESNGLETWLSQNNYRIPAGATDVLGAYIKQGLKFFVAKVNLKEFDRQGFQALRPLMMAYESPRFMLPIRLGMVNADGPQELIVYLLSPRGAVEITNYRTEKIPSNLDLPEFVQGEFGQFYGSMFDTAYKRSGNNVAFLEYSWDMGSCDPCSADPLSPQELREAGVFWLDQSDADSSPAFRGMPLPRTSNVFITRLHLRYTPDKFPEDLRFQNTANQDLFQGRYVLRRPYRGEMSCTAAKEYRQTVQKRQREEAKTLANLTGWPLTEIENKIDYLEGPQDAIPWWRKLWPR
- a CDS encoding sodium:solute symporter — protein: MGMIDWAIVLVYSAIVIVIGAIASRKQDNTDEYFRGAKQIPWWALGFSIIATSFSAASLLGGPGEGYGHGFLYLQLQLGDLIGYGLVIAVFLPFFVRLNLTTAYEYLEKRFDAKTRSLGSLCFLLFVIARLGGLLYAAALVLSVLTGIGTNTAIVMVGVISIIYTVAGGITAVVWTDVLQFGMIFVGLGAGIWAAVTSVPGGFGELWRIAGESGKLVVFNFDWDPASIRSLPTALVAYGILAFAVAGTNQQSVQRYVSCADETSARKAILLGWFSGFVGVAATLLLGVLLFSFYQLQGNLPANVKPDEILSYFILNQVPPGASGFLVAAIFAAAMSSIDSALHSLATCMTVDFYDRYINVRASEILSVRVAQGLIIVWGIVAIFSAIYAASTGQDLLEFLVSYTTMFLGPLLGIFLMGVLFPRINALGAFYGTVAAVLLVIVASNAGWLTFPGIWRSAITAPLAILLGLGISLFASAPTPKHLLGLTIWHSVTDAPGTSAVAKPGANDQDLGD
- a CDS encoding ABC-2 family transporter protein; the protein is MGRFPHKLRVLLTVYFAQMVEYRAEIFFWILSGSLPLILMGVWVQAAESGDFSLNAIQVAQYFFAVFVVRQLTTIWVIWEFEKEVLEGVLSFRLLQPLDPVWHHIARHWAEKMTRLPILAILTVLFFSLYPEAFWLPNPWHFLQGVIGIACSFILYFLIQYTFALCAFWTERASALQDLWFLFYIFLSGVIAPLEAFPDSVRQIVLLTPFPYGVYFPAAALVGLPLPFFRSLLIIGLWIGLFALLNRWLWRQGLKQYSGMGA
- a CDS encoding DUF3782 domain-containing protein, giving the protein MATTADEVWQLLGELIQAQKETERQIKEQREESNRRFQEQREEADRRFQKTDRQIRELGKQIGGLGQKFGSFTEGLALPSMETILREKFGMEVVTPSVRVSKQGKHIELDVMAYANGEVKTAIIVEVKSHARSESIGQLINHLQGFREFFPEHQDKKLYGILAAVDLSNAVREEVLKAGLYTARIRDEIFELDTPATFQPRIW
- a CDS encoding RNA helicase, with the protein product MKTLAYASPADLFTFPLDDFQQEAIAALDQDQSVVVCAPTGSGKTVVGEYAIYRAIARGKRVFYTTPLKALSNQKIRDFQEKLEKLGLENAAQLVGLITGDTVINADAPVVVMTTEIFRNMLYETPIGEVGTSLEDVETVVFDEVHYISDRGRGTVWEESIIYCPSTIQLVGLSATIGNPEQLTEWINQVRTGVSLKVLRQGEQHNDSPPCVLVNSDFRPVPLTFHYSTRKGLFPLLNEKKTGVNARLLPKAGNKNTRSGKNRRMRREDCPYPLLVMQQLQERNLLPVIYVIFSRRGCEQAAQSLEDLSLVEPAEQESIQLQLLDFFFGKNPLLRQKLERDLADGLPDMVQAVIAYLDYPQGREASQKLLTALAIDPEGMFKLWGWIAQSSPMTRLEQIEPLLRGIAVHHAGILPDMKTLVEKLFEQGLIKVVFATATLSAGINMPARTTVISALSKRTNEGHAMLSPSEFLQIAGRAGRRGMDIEGHVITVQTPFEGAKEASYLALAEAEPLKSWFTPSYGMVLNLLQKHDLEEVKSLLERSFAEYLAQFALEPTKVAIAETVKKLSQLDIKLAGIGEKDLRSYEKFRGRLREEQRLLKILEQQAEKERKQQLKDQLKTLTPGQLLYLKGRHVKTHQPRLAIIVAPLAPAHNLPQWCCLADDNRWYHVTVGDIYAVPMGNLSPAQWQNLTPPPAELLAPGKPVKGDEETLAIAEGLDPQAYPLAPSPELVEQQARVDHVETLLAVHPLASQKHPGKLLEQFHQRQELRKTLSKRQQEYDRLQSRQSYYWQEFLDLIDILQEMEALEEYTPTLLGEVAATLRGENELWLGLALISGKFNDLEPEQLAAAASALITETPRSDAWTDFKPSPAVLAALRPSDDLFGLLFCFKHPQPTLSLWQAMTVADHLQRLNLWDLRRKLIKAQNQRAIAIPLWLEVDFMGLVEQWALGMEWENLCRQTSLDEGDLVRLFRRTVDLLWQIPQVPHLSPRLKRNARIAVRQMKRFPL
- a CDS encoding DUF3493 domain-containing protein, whose translation is MPNNKDQFERLKAEAEAPYRGLRKFIYLGLGASGLIGVFIFSLRLLAGYDPTEILPNLALQLGVVALMAGLFRWESSNNQGN